A region of Carassius gibelio isolate Cgi1373 ecotype wild population from Czech Republic chromosome B11, carGib1.2-hapl.c, whole genome shotgun sequence DNA encodes the following proteins:
- the LOC127968066 gene encoding metalloproteinase inhibitor 4-like has protein sequence MSAVTLALLFFLSVGLKEVQACSCSPGHPQELFCTSEIVMRAKVTGEKIIHNNEYLPGMGKIVYEIEVIEVFKGFDKINEIQRVYTNEMSSICGVRLAFGEYLLSGSILPEGFFISMCDYIEPWDKLSLMQKENLKYRYLKGCTCTIFTCIEKPCQPSTKNLCILTDWTSLWPYEEGISVNQSACIRHRNGSCGWYEETGKPSENDTIDMSED, from the exons ATGTCTGCTGTGACTCTAGCGCTGCTGTTCTTCTTGTCTGTGGGACTGAAGGAGGTCCAGGCCTGCAGCTGTTCTCCAGGACACCCCCAGGAGCTCTTCTGCACGTCTGAGATAG TGATGCGAGCCAAGGTAACTGGAGAGAAGATCATACACAACAATGAATATCTACCTGGCATGGGAAAAATTGTATATGAAATCGAAGTGATAGAG GTCTTCAAGGgttttgacaaaataaatgaaattcagCGTGTCTATACGAATGAGATGTCTTCAATCTGTGGAGTCAGACTGGCCTTTGGAGAGTATCTACTTTCAG GAAGCATCCTGCCTGAGGGATTCTTCATTTCAATGTGTGACTATATAGAGCCCTGGGACAAACTCTCCTTAATGCAAAAAGAGAACCTCAAATACAGATATCTGAAGGGCTGTACCTGCACG ATTTTTACCTGCATTGAAAAGCCTTGTCAACCCAGCACCAAAAATCTGTGTATACTGACTGACTGGACATCCTTATGGCCATATGAAGAAGGAATATCGGTTAACCAGTCTGCCTGCATCAGACACAGAAATGGCTCCTGTGGCTGGTATGAAGAAACTGGCAAACCTTCTGAAAATGACACCATTGACATGTCTGAAGACTGA